One Paenarthrobacter aurescens TC1 DNA window includes the following coding sequences:
- the nrdR gene encoding transcriptional regulator, NrdR family (identified by match to protein family HMM PF03477; match to protein family HMM TIGR00244), translating into MYCPFCRNPDSRVVDSRMADDGSSIRRRRQCPECGRRFTTVETTSLSVIKRSGVGEPFSRIKVISGVRKACQGRPVTEDDLAMLAQEVEENIRSSGAAEIDAHEVGLAILGPLRKLDEVAYLRFASVYQAFESLEDFESAISLLRHEAEAAKAGAKKATGSEKSQL; encoded by the coding sequence GTGTATTGTCCGTTCTGCCGGAATCCCGACTCCCGCGTCGTCGATAGCCGCATGGCAGACGACGGCTCCTCCATTCGCCGCCGCCGCCAGTGCCCGGAATGCGGACGCCGCTTCACCACAGTGGAGACCACCAGCTTGTCCGTGATCAAGAGGTCGGGCGTCGGCGAGCCGTTCAGCCGGATCAAGGTCATCAGCGGAGTCCGCAAGGCATGCCAGGGACGCCCGGTCACCGAGGACGATCTTGCCATGCTGGCCCAGGAAGTCGAGGAGAATATTCGTTCCTCGGGCGCAGCGGAGATCGATGCCCATGAGGTGGGCCTTGCCATTCTAGGACCGCTCCGGAAGCTTGATGAAGTGGCGTACCTTCGTTTTGCCAGTGTCTATCAGGCGTTCGAATCCTTGGAAGACTTCGAATCGGCCATCTCGCTGCTTCGCCATGAGGCAGAAGCGGCCAAGGCAGGCGCCAAAAAAGCCACAGGTTCAGAAAAGAGCCAACTCTAG
- a CDS encoding oxidoreductase, short chain dehydrogenase/reductase family (identified by match to protein family HMM PF00106) yields MAQAAAAAGYHVMVNYSADGQGAETTVNDILAHGGKARAIQADVSQPDDVVRMFDEAAGWGPLTAVINNAAITGNLIGTLVEVPAETVQRVVDVNVAGMIFMCQEAVRRLSTDNGGIGGSIVNISSTATKAGSPGTWVHYAATKGAVDVLTVGLAAEVAKQGIRVNAVAPGSTNTGLHAAAGMPDRVERLNPTIPMGRGAEPEEVAAAVMWLMSEDAGYITGAVLPVSGGR; encoded by the coding sequence GTGGCACAGGCCGCGGCGGCCGCCGGGTATCACGTCATGGTCAATTACTCGGCGGATGGCCAGGGCGCGGAGACGACGGTTAACGACATCCTGGCCCACGGAGGGAAGGCCCGTGCCATACAAGCCGATGTCAGCCAACCGGACGACGTCGTGCGTATGTTCGACGAAGCCGCTGGCTGGGGTCCTCTGACCGCCGTCATCAACAACGCCGCCATCACGGGGAACCTTATCGGCACGCTCGTGGAAGTTCCGGCGGAGACCGTGCAACGGGTTGTTGATGTCAACGTTGCGGGAATGATCTTCATGTGCCAAGAAGCAGTTCGGAGACTCTCCACGGACAATGGCGGCATCGGTGGATCCATCGTCAACATCTCCTCCACAGCCACCAAGGCCGGGTCCCCCGGAACTTGGGTCCACTACGCGGCCACCAAGGGCGCAGTAGATGTCTTGACGGTAGGTTTGGCAGCCGAAGTGGCCAAGCAAGGTATCCGGGTCAACGCCGTTGCCCCTGGAAGCACCAACACCGGCCTTCATGCAGCGGCCGGAATGCCGGACCGGGTGGAGAGGCTCAACCCAACCATACCGATGGGTCGCGGAGCCGAACCGGAAGAGGTGGCTGCGGCCGTGATGTGGCTGATGTCGGAGGACGCCGGCTACATTACCGGAGCAGTGCTTCCCGTGTCCGGCGGGCGCTAG
- the ppgK gene encoding polyphosphate glucokinase (identified by match to protein family HMM PF00480): MIGNALSKKDEKTHKNAPLIGIDIGGTGIKGGIVDLKKGKLIGDRFRVPTPQPATPEAVAEVVAQIVEELSSRPDAPAADSPVGVTFPGIIQHGVVNSAANVDKTWLGTDIDAAFTKRLGRPVEVINDADAAGLAEARYGAGEGVDGTVLVITLGTGIGSAFIFNGQLVPNAELGHLEVDGHDAETKASAVARERDGLSWDEYGVLLNRYLQHVEFLFSPELFIVGGGISKRSDEYFPHLELRTKIVTAKLKNDAGIVGAALEVALHHKLAK, encoded by the coding sequence ATGATCGGAAATGCATTGTCCAAGAAGGATGAGAAGACCCATAAGAACGCCCCTTTGATCGGTATCGACATCGGCGGCACCGGCATCAAGGGCGGCATTGTCGACCTGAAGAAGGGCAAGCTGATTGGCGACCGCTTCCGCGTTCCCACTCCGCAGCCCGCCACTCCGGAGGCCGTGGCCGAGGTTGTCGCCCAAATCGTTGAGGAACTCTCCAGCCGCCCCGACGCTCCGGCAGCCGACTCACCCGTGGGTGTCACGTTCCCCGGCATCATCCAGCACGGCGTGGTCAACTCTGCGGCAAACGTGGACAAGACCTGGCTCGGCACCGACATCGATGCCGCGTTCACCAAGCGCCTCGGCCGCCCCGTAGAGGTCATCAATGATGCCGATGCGGCCGGCCTAGCTGAAGCCCGCTACGGAGCCGGCGAGGGCGTGGACGGCACTGTCCTGGTGATCACACTGGGTACCGGCATAGGATCGGCCTTCATCTTCAACGGACAGTTGGTCCCCAATGCCGAGCTCGGCCACCTTGAAGTGGACGGACACGACGCCGAGACCAAGGCATCCGCCGTGGCACGCGAACGCGATGGCCTCAGCTGGGACGAGTACGGGGTCCTTCTCAACCGCTACCTCCAGCACGTGGAGTTCCTGTTCTCCCCCGAACTCTTCATTGTGGGTGGCGGCATTTCGAAGCGCTCCGACGAGTACTTCCCGCACCTCGAACTGCGGACCAAGATCGTCACCGCCAAATTGAAGAATGACGCCGGCATCGTCGGTGCCGCTCTCGAGGTCGCTTTGCACCACAAGCTCGCGAAGTAA
- the map gene encoding methionine aminopeptidase, type I (identified by match to protein family HMM PF00557; match to protein family HMM TIGR00500), with translation MPSLASTAPIGALTPGTISPERPVPASIPRPEYVGKKAPAKFTGSEVKSPETIEKIRIAGKIAAQAIVEVGKHIQPGVTTDRLDKVGHEFLLDHNAYPSTLGYRGFPKSLCSSLNEVICHGIPDSTVVQDGDILNIDITAFINGVHGDTNYTFLVGDVDEESRLLVERTQESLNRAIKAVAPGREINVIGRAIQSYAKRFGYGVVRDFTGHGVGEAFHTGLIIPHYDAAPAYNTVIEAGMVFTIEPMLTLGTIEWDMWADDWTVVTKDHKRTAQFEHTLLVTETGAEILTLP, from the coding sequence ATGCCTTCTCTTGCTTCGACTGCACCCATTGGCGCCCTCACCCCGGGAACCATCAGCCCTGAACGACCCGTACCGGCGTCGATTCCCAGGCCCGAGTACGTCGGCAAGAAAGCACCCGCCAAGTTCACAGGCTCCGAGGTGAAGTCTCCGGAGACCATCGAGAAGATCCGGATTGCCGGGAAGATCGCGGCACAAGCGATCGTGGAGGTAGGCAAGCACATTCAGCCCGGCGTCACCACGGACCGCTTGGACAAAGTAGGGCACGAGTTCCTTCTGGACCACAACGCCTACCCGTCCACGCTCGGCTACAGGGGCTTCCCCAAGTCCCTGTGCTCCTCGCTCAACGAGGTCATCTGCCACGGAATCCCTGACTCAACCGTGGTGCAGGATGGCGACATCCTGAACATTGACATCACTGCCTTCATCAACGGCGTGCATGGGGACACTAATTACACTTTCCTTGTTGGCGACGTGGACGAAGAATCCCGTTTGCTGGTTGAGCGTACGCAGGAGTCGCTCAACCGGGCCATCAAGGCCGTGGCCCCTGGCCGCGAAATCAACGTAATCGGCCGTGCCATCCAGTCCTACGCCAAACGCTTCGGCTATGGCGTAGTACGGGATTTCACCGGCCACGGCGTGGGTGAGGCCTTCCACACCGGTCTCATCATTCCGCATTACGACGCAGCCCCGGCGTACAACACCGTGATCGAGGCAGGCATGGTGTTCACCATCGAACCCATGCTGACGCTCGGCACCATCGAATGGGATATGTGGGCCGACGACTGGACGGTCGTCACCAAGGACCACAAACGAACGGCCCAATTCGAACACACCCTGCTGGTCACCGAGACCGGCGCGGAAATCCTTACCCTTCCCTGA